Proteins encoded in a region of the Planococcus shixiaomingii genome:
- a CDS encoding MurR/RpiR family transcriptional regulator, with translation MKSLVSKIESSLPQLSEAERRIGEYIIERPEAIPHMTTKELSEKSGVSEASIIRFCKSIGIGSFKSFKLALLKDVTLTDTNLTDFSVLQQKDSPYDLFHKIIHVNKSAIESCADSMDRKELAKAVEALKNAEKVVFFGVGGSSTAAVDAQYKFTKLGYHSITSLDFHYMLSLIPHLTEKDIFVAISTSGKTKDVLELSRFAKKRGAKVIALTNINKSPLYKEADIRLCTPNVEQDFRIGSISSRMTQLTVIDTLYMSMFHHIGEKVVQKYYDARAEMENLRR, from the coding sequence ATGAAATCGTTGGTATCAAAAATAGAATCAAGTTTGCCTCAATTGTCTGAAGCGGAAAGACGGATAGGCGAATATATCATTGAAAGGCCAGAAGCCATACCTCATATGACCACGAAGGAGTTATCCGAAAAATCGGGTGTGAGTGAAGCTTCGATTATTCGTTTCTGTAAGTCGATCGGGATCGGGAGCTTTAAATCATTTAAATTGGCTCTTTTAAAAGACGTGACGCTGACGGATACAAATTTAACGGATTTTTCGGTTTTGCAACAGAAAGATTCGCCTTACGATTTGTTTCATAAAATTATTCATGTCAATAAGTCGGCCATTGAATCATGCGCAGATTCCATGGATCGTAAAGAGCTGGCAAAAGCGGTGGAAGCTCTTAAGAATGCTGAAAAAGTTGTGTTTTTTGGTGTGGGTGGTTCATCAACTGCGGCAGTCGATGCCCAGTATAAGTTTACAAAACTCGGGTATCATTCCATCACATCGCTGGATTTCCACTACATGCTGTCGCTCATTCCGCATTTAACGGAAAAAGACATCTTTGTGGCCATTAGCACTTCTGGGAAAACAAAAGACGTCCTGGAATTGTCCCGATTTGCTAAAAAAAGAGGGGCAAAGGTTATCGCGCTTACAAACATCAACAAATCCCCTTTATATAAAGAAGCGGACATTCGGCTCTGTACACCAAACGTGGAGCAGGATTTCCGGATTGGCAGCATCTCATCAAGAATGACGCAATTAACAGTGATCGATACCCTTTACATGAGCATGTTCCATCACATCGGTGAAAAAGTGGTGCAAAAATACTACGATGCACGCGCGGAAATGGAAAATCTGCGAAGATGA
- the murQ gene encoding N-acetylmuramic acid 6-phosphate etherase, whose amino-acid sequence MLENLSTEQRNHETMQLDEKSTMEILEMMNKEDRKVPLAIANEMEQIEQAVKAVIASFKAGGRLIYLGAGTSGRLGVLDAVECGPTFGISSEVVMGFLAGGMKAFSEAVEGAEDSFEIGKEDLESVSLTDKDTVIGIAASGRTPYVIGALQYAAERGANTVAISCNKGAEISRYAQIAIEIETGPEVLTGSTRLKAGTAQKLVLNMISTASMIGIGKAYGNLMVDVQATNLKLIERSKKIIMDSTQVDYDTAQQYYEKADGQVKTAIVMILLDCTKEEAEAKLESAGGFVRKAV is encoded by the coding sequence ATGCTAGAAAATTTATCTACAGAACAAAGAAACCATGAAACAATGCAGTTGGACGAAAAATCTACAATGGAAATACTGGAAATGATGAATAAGGAAGATCGAAAGGTGCCGCTCGCAATTGCGAATGAAATGGAACAAATAGAGCAAGCGGTAAAAGCAGTCATTGCATCGTTCAAAGCTGGCGGCCGGCTGATTTATTTGGGAGCAGGAACGAGCGGACGTTTAGGTGTGCTTGATGCAGTGGAATGTGGGCCAACCTTCGGCATTTCATCGGAAGTGGTTATGGGATTTTTGGCCGGCGGAATGAAAGCGTTCTCAGAAGCGGTCGAGGGAGCGGAAGATAGTTTTGAAATAGGCAAGGAAGACTTGGAGTCAGTTTCTTTAACTGACAAAGATACGGTGATCGGCATTGCGGCGAGCGGCCGAACTCCTTATGTGATAGGGGCTTTGCAGTATGCTGCAGAAAGAGGCGCAAACACAGTGGCAATTTCCTGCAACAAAGGGGCTGAAATTAGCCGGTATGCGCAAATTGCCATCGAAATTGAAACGGGTCCTGAAGTATTGACGGGTTCGACGCGATTGAAAGCGGGAACCGCTCAAAAACTGGTGTTGAATATGATTTCCACAGCTTCCATGATCGGCATCGGCAAAGCTTACGGCAATCTGATGGTAGATGTGCAAGCGACAAATTTAAAATTGATTGAGCGCTCCAAGAAAATCATCATGGATTCCACGCAAGTCGACTATGATACAGCGCAACAGTACTACGAAAAAGCCGACGGGCAGGTCAAGACAGCAATTGTCATGATATTGCTCGATTGCACGAAGGAAGAAGCGGAAGCGAAATTAGAATCAGCAGGCGGCTTTGTACGCAAAGCAGTATAG
- a CDS encoding PTS transporter subunit EIIC, translating into MKKEQKMAHDILGKVGGKENVQKVAHCMTRLRLSLKDDNKANIADLKRIDGVMGVVEDDTLQIVIGPGTVNKVAAEMSNETGLAIGEEAFVDESDLDFSERAALKKASLKEKNKTPFKLFLRRVGNIFIPLIPGLVASGIINGAANFAKNAGVDATVTWMQILLLLGSTIFAYLAILVGWNTAKEFGGSPVLGAIAGGILFNPLLADITIYGEPLVVGRGGLFGVIFAAWLMTFIEKRVRSVMHSSVDILVTPLITILVVGFVALYGIMPVAGILSDGITTGLTALLDVGGVVAGAILAGFFLPLVMLGLHHGLTPIHLELMNTLGSTALLPILAMAGAGQVGGTIAIFVKTKNQRLRNIIKGALPVGVLGIGEPLLYGVTLPLGRPFITACLGAACGGAFQAVMNTAALGIGVSGISLIPLIAENKYLLYFLGLVVAYVFGFIFTYLFGFKEEMAEGI; encoded by the coding sequence ATGAAGAAAGAACAAAAAATGGCTCATGACATTCTCGGAAAAGTCGGGGGAAAAGAGAATGTCCAGAAAGTGGCCCACTGTATGACGCGTCTGCGGTTGTCACTAAAAGACGACAACAAAGCGAATATCGCTGATTTGAAAAGAATAGATGGGGTAATGGGCGTCGTCGAAGACGACACGCTGCAAATTGTTATTGGACCGGGAACAGTCAACAAAGTGGCTGCCGAAATGAGCAATGAAACAGGTTTGGCTATTGGGGAAGAAGCTTTTGTAGATGAAAGCGACTTGGATTTCAGCGAACGGGCTGCTCTCAAAAAAGCGAGTTTAAAAGAAAAAAATAAAACACCATTCAAGCTTTTCCTGCGCAGAGTCGGAAATATATTTATTCCGTTAATTCCTGGGTTAGTGGCATCTGGAATCATCAACGGAGCTGCCAACTTCGCGAAAAATGCGGGAGTCGATGCAACAGTAACATGGATGCAAATCTTATTGTTGTTGGGAAGTACGATATTTGCCTACCTGGCTATTTTAGTCGGTTGGAACACGGCCAAAGAATTCGGCGGCTCTCCAGTATTAGGTGCGATTGCCGGAGGTATTTTGTTCAATCCGCTGCTTGCGGATATTACGATATACGGCGAACCATTGGTAGTAGGGCGAGGCGGGCTTTTCGGGGTTATCTTTGCAGCTTGGCTGATGACGTTCATTGAAAAAAGAGTACGTTCGGTCATGCACAGTTCAGTGGATATTCTAGTTACACCTTTGATTACCATATTAGTGGTTGGTTTCGTAGCGCTTTATGGCATTATGCCAGTTGCGGGTATATTATCCGATGGTATTACGACTGGATTGACTGCGCTTCTGGATGTTGGTGGCGTGGTTGCCGGCGCTATTCTTGCAGGTTTCTTCTTGCCGCTTGTTATGCTTGGCCTGCACCACGGCTTGACGCCTATCCATTTGGAACTGATGAATACGCTGGGCAGTACCGCTTTGCTGCCAATTTTAGCAATGGCTGGAGCGGGGCAAGTCGGGGGAACAATCGCGATTTTTGTTAAAACAAAAAATCAGCGTTTGCGCAATATCATTAAAGGTGCGCTTCCGGTAGGTGTTCTTGGAATCGGGGAACCGCTTTTATACGGTGTTACCTTGCCGCTAGGGCGTCCTTTCATCACAGCATGCCTCGGTGCAGCATGTGGCGGCGCATTCCAAGCAGTTATGAATACGGCAGCTCTTGGAATTGGCGTATCAGGAATTTCCTTGATTCCATTGATTGCTGAGAACAAGTATCTTCTATACTTCCTCGGCTTGGTTGTTGCTTATGTATTTGGATTCATCTTCACTTACTTGTTCGGCTTTAAAGAAGAAATGGCAGAAGGAATTTAA
- a CDS encoding DUF871 domain-containing protein, protein MRGISVYLGEGPVINLKPYIQQLRKIGFSSIFTSLHIPEDNPSVYKERLQELGAVASEFDMELMADISPKSLAHLGFDWGNAEGLLDWGVAGLRIDYGIEEKIIVDLSKKMKIALNASTLTVENLERLKIMGLQIESVEAWHNFYPRPETGLDSQEFARVNQWLKQEGLTVMAFVPGDGKRRGPLFQGLPTLEDHRNSSPFAAYLDLLNLYSVDKILVGDPTISQESMEQFELFDQGVIQFRAEAFAVDSLLLERLAAVQTNRWDAARDCVRSMESREYGLIGTQPVTSQNTIERKCGSITVDNEKYGRYQGEIQLTKKDLPADEKVNVIGRIIEEDRPLLLNISGGSKFQLKWV, encoded by the coding sequence ATGCGTGGAATTTCTGTATACCTGGGCGAAGGTCCGGTAATAAACTTAAAACCTTATATTCAGCAACTTAGAAAAATTGGATTTTCTTCTATCTTTACGTCGTTGCACATTCCGGAAGACAACCCTTCAGTTTATAAAGAGCGGCTACAAGAACTGGGGGCGGTAGCTAGTGAATTTGACATGGAACTCATGGCAGATATCTCGCCTAAATCACTTGCCCATCTCGGTTTTGATTGGGGCAATGCCGAGGGGTTGCTCGACTGGGGAGTTGCCGGCTTGCGGATCGATTATGGAATAGAAGAAAAAATAATCGTGGATTTGTCAAAAAAAATGAAAATTGCATTGAATGCCAGTACGTTAACCGTGGAAAACCTGGAGCGCTTAAAAATAATGGGTTTGCAAATTGAATCAGTAGAGGCGTGGCACAATTTCTATCCCCGGCCGGAAACCGGATTGGATTCACAAGAGTTCGCCCGAGTGAACCAGTGGCTGAAGCAAGAAGGGTTGACAGTAATGGCATTTGTGCCGGGAGACGGCAAGCGCAGAGGGCCGCTGTTTCAAGGGCTTCCCACTTTGGAGGATCATCGAAACTCCTCCCCTTTTGCGGCGTATCTCGACTTATTGAACTTATACTCAGTCGATAAAATTCTGGTGGGTGATCCGACCATTAGCCAAGAGTCGATGGAGCAATTTGAGTTATTTGACCAAGGCGTCATTCAATTTCGTGCAGAAGCTTTCGCTGTCGATTCCTTACTCTTGGAGCGGCTGGCCGCGGTTCAGACAAACCGATGGGATGCTGCTCGTGACTGCGTGCGCTCCATGGAATCAAGAGAATACGGATTGATCGGAACACAGCCGGTCACCTCTCAAAATACCATCGAGAGAAAATGCGGAAGCATTACTGTAGACAATGAAAAATACGGGCGCTATCAAGGCGAAATCCAACTAACAAAGAAAGATTTGCCGGCAGATGAAAAAGTGAACGTCATCGGAAGAATCATTGAAGAGGACCGGCCATTGCTTCTGAATATTTCAGGTGGTTCCAAGTTTCAATTGAAGTGGGTATGA
- a CDS encoding serine hydrolase: MKWQHKTVNRRDKVKKRNKKKTLSIALTSTLVATSLFASPVLAGGTKQWNQPGSMAQVLHPGSVKAAGMSQNPLDLVDAAVEKAIAAKTTPGAVTLVARSGHIVKHQAYGYSSLYADDKFSQVENPIKMDEDTIFDLASISKIFTTTAAMKLYEEGHFKLDDPVALHLPEFAENSKGDVTIRQLMTHTSGFTAWVPLYQQGQNREDRIQYALRYPLANQPGKSYTYSDLNLITLGALIEKFSGMRLDQYMEKEITKPLGMVDTMYNPPEFLKNRIAATEYQPALGRGMVWGEVHDENAWALDGVAGHAGVFSTATDLAKFAHMLLNDGRYGSKQVLKPETVRLLEENQLPQFPGDDHGLGWELNQGWYMDALADSEAVGHTGYTGTSIVINRENQTIAILLTNRVHPSRNTVSLNGLRREFARLVADAIPAPLPKKEEAWFSGYGDNLNRELKIAVPEGATEFSFDTWYRTEKGSDFGYVETSADGVNWQQVTTPITGDSADWGTQTILLPEETSYLRFRYQTDGSVNGRGWYVGNLKVDGVELHPEIQGNSWTIRNY, from the coding sequence ATGAAGTGGCAACATAAAACAGTAAACAGGAGGGATAAAGTGAAAAAACGCAATAAAAAGAAAACGCTTTCAATTGCCCTGACTTCTACGCTAGTAGCCACTTCATTATTTGCATCACCCGTCTTGGCGGGCGGGACAAAACAATGGAATCAACCAGGCTCGATGGCTCAAGTGCTTCATCCGGGTTCTGTAAAAGCGGCAGGGATGAGTCAGAACCCACTAGATTTAGTGGATGCTGCTGTTGAAAAAGCGATTGCTGCTAAAACCACACCTGGTGCTGTAACGCTCGTAGCAAGGAGCGGTCATATCGTAAAGCATCAAGCCTATGGGTATTCTTCTCTTTATGCAGATGACAAGTTTTCACAAGTAGAAAATCCCATCAAAATGGACGAGGATACAATTTTTGATCTTGCTTCCATCAGCAAGATTTTTACGACTACCGCCGCTATGAAACTGTACGAAGAAGGGCATTTCAAACTGGATGACCCGGTTGCACTGCACTTACCGGAATTCGCTGAAAACAGCAAAGGCGATGTAACCATCAGGCAGCTGATGACCCATACATCCGGATTTACGGCATGGGTACCGCTTTACCAGCAAGGGCAAAATCGGGAAGACCGCATTCAGTATGCGTTGCGCTATCCGCTTGCCAACCAACCAGGCAAAAGTTATACATACAGTGATTTGAACTTGATTACGCTTGGTGCGCTGATTGAAAAGTTTTCGGGAATGCGGCTGGATCAATACATGGAAAAAGAAATCACAAAACCGTTGGGTATGGTGGACACGATGTATAATCCGCCGGAGTTCTTAAAAAATCGCATCGCTGCTACTGAATATCAGCCGGCTCTTGGAAGAGGAATGGTCTGGGGGGAAGTTCACGATGAAAATGCCTGGGCGCTCGATGGCGTTGCAGGGCATGCCGGGGTTTTCTCCACAGCAACGGACTTAGCGAAATTTGCTCACATGCTGTTGAATGACGGCCGATATGGAAGCAAACAAGTATTGAAACCTGAAACAGTCCGGCTATTGGAAGAAAATCAGCTTCCTCAATTTCCGGGAGACGATCATGGCTTAGGATGGGAATTGAATCAAGGCTGGTACATGGATGCTTTAGCCGATTCGGAAGCTGTTGGACATACGGGATATACCGGAACAAGCATTGTGATCAACCGGGAAAATCAAACAATCGCGATTTTGTTGACTAACCGAGTGCATCCATCCAGAAACACGGTTTCGTTGAATGGACTCAGAAGAGAGTTTGCGAGATTGGTGGCAGATGCAATACCGGCCCCCCTCCCTAAAAAAGAAGAAGCGTGGTTTTCAGGATACGGGGACAACCTGAACAGAGAATTGAAGATTGCTGTTCCTGAAGGAGCAACAGAGTTTTCATTCGATACATGGTACCGGACTGAAAAAGGGTCTGATTTTGGTTACGTTGAAACATCTGCTGATGGAGTAAATTGGCAACAGGTAACAACTCCGATAACAGGAGATAGTGCGGACTGGGGCACTCAAACCATCCTGCTTCCTGAAGAAACAAGCTATCTTCGGTTCCGCTATCAGACAGATGGTTCGGTAAACGGGCGCGGCTGGTATGTTGGAAATCTGAAAGTGGACGGAGTTGAGCTTCATCCAGAAATACAAGGCAATAGCTGGACTATAAGAAACTATTAA
- a CDS encoding glycoside hydrolase family 3 protein, whose protein sequence is MQKTRKFIVLPLLILTLAVSSFFPGLNSAKAESAIKDLIILQNVPEIELNGSADKINLEALHVYQEGHFLLASQNLEWNSTNKTVASVDNDGAVSLSGKTGRTFITVTDGTYTDKIAVDVKPDAAAIQGKGKPPVSSKLVKGQGERYKVIEFSIENMTMEEKVGQMLMPDFRNWKGKNVTEMLPEIEALVKQYHLGGVILFRENVVTTEQTAKLVDDYQNASEKYNMLMTIDQEGGIVTRLQSGTDMPGSMALGATRSADITQKVGNAIGEELSALGINMNFAPSFDINNNPDNPVIGVRSFGEKPELVAELGVAYTKGLQQSGTAATAKHFPGHGDTATDSHLGLPEVPYDLERLKAVELYPFQKAMEAGIDAIMTAHVTFPKVDGTTAISKKDGTEINIPATLSHKVLTELMREQMGYDGVIFTDALNMQAIADHFGPVDAVIRAVRAGSDIVLMPIGLDSVANGLYEAVESGDISEERIEASVERILTLKLKRGIIKEETPQPLQEKVANALQVVGSEEHKQVEREASEKSITLVKNEGVLPLAPAAEDLLVVVGNVYSDELYSSLKARHNNTEWIKKDTLLTDSELAQVKAAKAVIVGTRTSTVAHRSPNSGQMKMANQIIEATEAPVIAVGIQNPYDVMAYPNVDAYLTQYSFRTASYEAMASTILGELSPTGKLPVTIPSLTNGILYEYGHGLTY, encoded by the coding sequence ATGCAAAAAACTCGAAAATTTATCGTCTTGCCACTTCTGATTTTAACTCTTGCTGTGTCATCGTTTTTTCCCGGACTCAACAGTGCGAAAGCGGAAAGTGCCATTAAAGATTTAATCATTCTGCAAAATGTGCCTGAAATCGAATTGAACGGCTCAGCAGATAAAATAAACTTGGAAGCTTTGCACGTTTACCAGGAAGGCCATTTCTTGTTGGCTTCGCAAAACTTGGAATGGAATTCGACAAATAAAACCGTTGCTTCTGTGGACAATGATGGCGCAGTGTCGCTTTCAGGAAAGACCGGCAGAACGTTTATCACAGTAACTGACGGCACTTACACGGATAAAATTGCCGTTGATGTAAAGCCGGATGCTGCTGCCATACAAGGCAAAGGAAAGCCGCCGGTCAGTTCCAAGTTAGTGAAAGGCCAAGGTGAACGCTATAAAGTGATCGAGTTTTCAATAGAAAACATGACCATGGAAGAGAAAGTCGGCCAAATGCTAATGCCTGATTTCAGAAACTGGAAAGGCAAAAATGTGACGGAAATGCTTCCTGAAATTGAAGCGCTTGTGAAGCAGTATCACCTTGGCGGCGTTATCCTTTTCAGGGAGAACGTTGTAACAACTGAGCAAACAGCAAAGTTAGTGGATGACTACCAAAACGCTTCTGAAAAATACAATATGTTAATGACGATCGATCAGGAAGGCGGAATTGTTACGCGCCTTCAATCGGGAACAGATATGCCTGGGAGCATGGCACTTGGCGCAACTCGTTCCGCGGATATTACACAAAAAGTAGGCAATGCTATCGGCGAAGAACTTTCGGCCCTTGGAATCAATATGAATTTTGCTCCTTCTTTTGACATCAACAACAATCCGGATAATCCGGTAATTGGGGTTCGTTCGTTCGGTGAAAAGCCGGAACTGGTTGCGGAACTTGGCGTCGCTTATACGAAAGGGCTTCAACAATCAGGGACTGCGGCCACAGCAAAGCACTTTCCGGGTCACGGTGATACAGCTACAGATTCCCACCTAGGACTTCCGGAAGTACCGTATGATTTAGAACGACTGAAGGCCGTGGAGCTTTATCCATTCCAAAAAGCGATGGAGGCAGGCATCGACGCCATTATGACGGCACATGTCACGTTTCCGAAAGTTGACGGCACTACGGCAATTTCCAAAAAAGACGGAACAGAGATCAACATTCCAGCTACGCTTTCGCATAAAGTGTTGACTGAATTGATGCGAGAGCAAATGGGCTATGATGGTGTAATTTTCACGGACGCTTTGAACATGCAAGCGATAGCGGATCATTTCGGTCCGGTCGATGCGGTTATCCGAGCGGTCAGGGCAGGAAGTGACATTGTCTTGATGCCGATCGGACTTGACAGCGTGGCAAATGGTTTGTATGAAGCGGTGGAATCAGGCGACATCTCGGAAGAGCGCATTGAAGCTTCTGTAGAACGCATCCTGACGCTGAAGCTGAAACGCGGCATTATTAAAGAAGAAACGCCACAGCCACTTCAAGAAAAAGTGGCGAATGCACTGCAAGTAGTTGGTTCGGAAGAGCATAAGCAAGTGGAAAGAGAAGCTTCTGAAAAGTCGATTACGCTGGTGAAAAATGAAGGAGTCCTTCCGTTGGCTCCGGCTGCTGAAGATTTGCTGGTCGTAGTCGGAAACGTCTATTCGGATGAACTTTATTCCAGTTTGAAGGCGCGGCACAACAATACGGAATGGATCAAAAAGGATACTTTGTTGACAGACAGTGAGCTTGCCCAAGTGAAAGCGGCGAAAGCGGTCATTGTCGGCACGAGAACTTCCACAGTAGCGCATCGGTCACCGAACAGCGGACAAATGAAAATGGCCAATCAAATTATTGAAGCAACTGAAGCGCCGGTTATTGCTGTTGGCATTCAGAATCCGTATGACGTAATGGCTTATCCAAATGTCGATGCCTATTTAACGCAGTATAGCTTCCGGACAGCCAGCTATGAAGCGATGGCTTCCACAATCTTGGGTGAACTATCACCGACCGGCAAACTGCCTGTCACTATTCCAAGTTTGACTAATGGCATCTTATACGAATATGGCCACGGACTAACTTATTGA
- a CDS encoding exo-beta-N-acetylmuramidase NamZ family protein, translated as MKKWLVMILTAMLVLSSLSIVFADHDKGNGKSKDKGKGHKDLAIGIEVLLNEQKELIEGKNVGLITNPTGVDQDLNSIVDLLHNDPDVNLTALYGPEHGVRGSAQAGQYVDYYIDDVTGLPVYSLYGKTRKPTQEMLEGIDVLVFDIQDVGTRFYTYIYTMALAMEAAKEKGIPFIVLDRPNPLGGTKVEGPVLEPEFASFVGQYAIPLRHGMTVGELAKLFNAEFGIKADLTVVEMEGWKRNSYFDETGLEFVPPSPNMPTMETALVYPGTALIEGTNLSEGRGTTKPFEFIGAPFVNSTDLASELNALELPGVTFRAASFTPTFSKHSGKLSHGIQVHVTNREIYKPVETGLHIVKTIYDMYPGQVTVTPFFNNLIGNAWISEGIKNGMTVEEMKDRWEAELEEFKKVRKDYLLY; from the coding sequence ATGAAAAAATGGCTTGTAATGATCTTGACTGCAATGCTTGTTTTATCTTCACTATCGATCGTATTTGCGGATCACGACAAAGGGAATGGCAAATCCAAAGATAAAGGAAAAGGCCACAAAGATTTAGCCATCGGCATTGAAGTTTTGTTGAATGAACAGAAAGAATTGATTGAAGGAAAAAATGTCGGGTTGATCACCAATCCGACTGGCGTAGATCAGGACTTGAATAGCATCGTCGATCTTCTGCACAACGATCCCGATGTGAACTTGACTGCGCTTTACGGTCCAGAACACGGAGTTCGTGGAAGTGCCCAGGCAGGTCAATACGTGGATTATTACATCGATGACGTTACCGGGCTTCCGGTTTACAGCCTCTACGGCAAGACACGGAAACCGACGCAAGAAATGCTTGAAGGCATCGACGTTCTCGTTTTTGACATACAGGATGTCGGTACGCGTTTCTATACGTATATCTACACAATGGCGCTGGCGATGGAAGCGGCTAAAGAGAAAGGCATACCGTTCATCGTTCTTGACAGACCGAACCCGCTTGGCGGGACGAAAGTTGAGGGGCCGGTTCTCGAACCTGAATTTGCTTCGTTTGTCGGACAATATGCCATTCCGCTTCGGCACGGAATGACGGTGGGCGAGCTGGCAAAACTGTTCAATGCAGAGTTTGGCATCAAAGCGGATTTAACGGTTGTAGAAATGGAAGGATGGAAACGCAATTCTTATTTTGATGAAACAGGATTAGAATTCGTTCCGCCATCTCCGAATATGCCGACAATGGAGACGGCATTGGTTTATCCAGGAACGGCGCTGATTGAAGGGACGAACCTCTCTGAAGGCAGAGGGACGACAAAGCCGTTCGAATTTATCGGCGCACCGTTCGTCAACAGTACAGACCTTGCTTCAGAATTGAATGCATTGGAGTTGCCAGGAGTCACGTTCCGCGCCGCTTCATTCACTCCTACTTTTTCTAAGCATTCTGGCAAGCTTTCCCACGGCATTCAAGTCCATGTGACCAACCGCGAAATATACAAACCGGTTGAAACAGGCTTGCATATCGTCAAAACGATTTACGATATGTATCCCGGTCAAGTGACAGTGACACCATTCTTCAATAACTTAATTGGCAACGCTTGGATTAGCGAAGGCATCAAAAACGGCATGACAGTGGAAGAAATGAAGGACCGCTGGGAAGCGGAATTAGAAGAGTTTAAGAAAGTAAGAAAAGACTATCTTTTGTATTGA